The sequence ATGTTTGAGGTGTACCCACAACGTTCGATGGCCGCTATTAATTATTCACCCGCACGCGCAAAAAAATATTTCGAATAAAAACATAACAGCGCTAAATTTATCCTGAAATAAATTTCCGCCGATACGTTTTTCTTTCCAATTGCTGTTGACATGGAGCGGAAATAAATTATCGTGGAATCAAGACGAGAGTACCATTAAGCGAGGAGGACGCACTTATGCCGCAGATAGATCTCAACGGAACGATGTACGACGTGGACGAGGACGGCTTTTTACAGGAGCCGGAAAAATGGAACGAAGCGGTGGCCAACGCCTTTGCGGCCATAGAAGGCGTAGGCGCGCTCACCGATGAGCACTGGAAGGTGATCAACTACCTGCGCACCTATTTTCAGGAAAACGGAATCGCGCCCATGGTGCGCAAGCTCACCAAGGACACCGGCGTGCAGTTGAAGCACATGTACGAACTTTTCCCGCAGGGGCCCGCGAACTCGGCATGTAAATGGGCCGGGCTTCCAAAACCCACCGGGTGCGTGTAGTCGGGCGACCATCGCGTATCGAATTCCATGGACGGTCACCCAT is a genomic window of Spirochaetota bacterium containing:
- the tusE gene encoding TusE/DsrC/DsvC family sulfur relay protein, with protein sequence MPQIDLNGTMYDVDEDGFLQEPEKWNEAVANAFAAIEGVGALTDEHWKVINYLRTYFQENGIAPMVRKLTKDTGVQLKHMYELFPQGPANSACKWAGLPKPTGCV